CGCCTACGGCTCCAGGGACTCCGTTCCACCGAAGGGGGTGGTTTCGAAAGGGTTGAAAGATGACACAGAGATGAAAACAAAACCGGCAGGCACAGTGATTTCTAATTGTCACTGAAGTGAAGAATAATTGTCATTGAACAAACGGTGTCGATTTCATATCCGCTCCACGGCGCCCACATCTGGCCTGACAACGTCTTCTTGCCGTACATGGCGTGAATGTAGTTCAGCAATGCCCGTGCTTCTGACGAGGCATCAGGTGTCACGGGTGTCGCTGCGTGAACCGCAGTTGCAAACAACGCGAGCACGAGACCCATTGGGATCGCGCACCTGGAAAGTGTCCGAATCAAATCGGGGATTGCGTTCACTTGACTTCGCCTTTCATCGCGGATTTCACGAATTCGCCCGATGCGGTAAGGTCGTAATTCCAGTTGCGAATCAGTGTGGGGCCCCATTCAGGATCGAAGCACCAGGCAGCCCAGCTGATGCCCTTGCTCTCAAGATACTTGATGATGCGCGGCGCGTAATCGCCTTCGAGCCCGCCAAATTCCGTCGCGAAGATCGGATACTTCGCCGCCGCGAATCCAAAGTTCTCCTCCCACTTGGGCTCCCACGGTTGGGATCGCTTGTTAGAATAGGGATGCGTGGTGTAGCCAATTCCTTCCGCTGCGATGGGGCTGACAATCAGCGGCGTCAGATCTTAAGCCCAATCAAATCCAGCGACGAGAATTACCGCCTGGGGATTGTGCGCGCGGATCAGTGTGATTTGTTCCTCGACGGTTTTCTTCCAGGCATCCCATGAAACCGGGCCGAGTTGGTCGCGATACGTGGTCGGTTCGTTGAACAGTTCCCAAAATGCGACGGTGTTGTGCCCGGCATAATGGCGCGCCATCGTGCGCCAGAAATTATACGTCTCCTGTTTGGACGTATCGTACATTGGATTTTGGAACACACCGGTTTCCAGATTCCCGATGCTGTGCCAGTCGAGCATTACATACATTTCGAGTTCCGTGCACCAGCCGACCGCCTGATCGAGAAGGCGCAGGTATTCGCGTGGCGTACGCTCGCGCCAGGCGACGGGATGAATCGGGATTCGCACCACCATCGCGCCCATTTCCTTCACCTTCAAAAAGTGTTCCCGGTTCCAATGGCCCTGCATTTCGATCTTGTCCGGATCGGAAATGGAAAGGCCGCGAAACAACTTCGCAACACTGTTTGTATCCACGAACTTGTTTCCTTTGACGGAAATCAGCGGGAGCTTTTTGTTGTCGACGCGATACGGACGCTGCCCAGGCGAGCCATCGCGCCACCAGGCGTGGGCCCGCTGGCTGTTCGTCGAGCCCGTCTGGGCCTGCGCTCGAAACGTCGCCGAAAGCGTCAGAGTCAACAGCACCGCAATGAAGAGCTTTATCATGACCGTCGCAGATTACGGGGATGAGAGCGCACCGACATGACGTCAAAACACATGATAGATCGAACAGCCCTCAGTCCCAACAAACGGACTGCGGAGATGATTCGCGTCAATCCAAACCGCTCCAGCGCTGCTATCGCGTCGCCGACGCGCTTCGTTTCCTTTCCGCTCCCGCGGGTTTTTGATGACGCCAGCCAGGCGATGGACGGGCGAACCTGCCCAGGCGTTCCAGAACCTGATTCATCCCGAAGCGAATATGCTGTCGCATTGCGGAGTCGGCCTGCTCGGTTGTCCCCGACGAAAGCGCGTCAGCAAGCCGCGCGTGGAAGTCGGATCCGAGCGTGCGGCGTTCAACGGCAGTGTCGAAGAGCCAGTTGAAAATCAGCACCTGTTCCTTTTCGATGGCATCGCGCAGCGCGGGGCAGCGGGCACATTCGGCGATGCGCAGGTGCAGCTTCATGTGGTACGTGTTGACGGAGAAAAGAAAGTCGCGGTCCGACGCGTTGTTCTCACACGCTGCGTAAAGCTGGTCGACGCGGCGGCCCATCGCCTTCAGTTCCGTCCGTTCCTGCGAGGTAGCACGCTGGGCAAAGAGGCGGGCGGCCTGGGTTTCCAATGCTTCGCGAACGAGACTGCGATCCTCGACGTCGGCCGGGTCGGGAATGCGCACGCGCGTGCCAACGCGAGGCCTGCTTTCCACGAGGCCATCGCGCTCGAGTTGCTGGAGCGCCTCCATGACAGGCGGAACGCTGATGTTCAATTCCGCGGCGAGATGGCGTCTCGACAGCGCTGCGCCGACAACGATGTCGCCTTTAAGGATTTGGTTTCGGATCTCGAGATACGCGCGCTTCGCGAGCGATGGGGCAGGGGAATGCGTTTGAACTGGTTTTGCCAGCCCTTTGGCGCGCGCAGGCGACTTCCGTGACATATCAGTGGTGAGAATGATTTTGAACCGCATGTGCGTCAAGTTTTGCGCGGAGCTTCCGTCGTAGCGCAGCCCACGATTCGTCGGGAGAAACCTGCGCTACGCAGTCCATGCGATTTCACGCTTGCCGCGTTTGAGAACTCTGATGTATCAGTGGACATCGCCACTGTCCCGACAAATGCGGAGCATCGCGAGCACGACCTGCGCTGGCAGATTGCCTTCCTGGTCAGCGTGGCGATTGCAATCAGCTACCTCGATCGGCAAACGTTGCCGTGGGCGATCAAGGCAATCCAGGCGGACATCCCGATTACGAATCAAACCAAGGCGGCCTTGGATTCGGCGTTTCTCGCGACTTATGGCGTAATGTACCTGGGTGGCGGGTGGTTGCTCGATCGCCTGGGCACGAGACGCGGGTTTTTGTGGATCATGATCTTCTGGTCGATAGCGTGCGCGAGCCATGGATTCGCGGGCGGAGTGATCATGCTGGCAGCCAGCCGGTTGCTGCTGGGCGTCGGGGAAGGCGGCGGATTCCCCGCGGCAACCCGGGCCGTGGCCGAATGGTTTCCTGTTGAGCAGCGCGCGACTGCCATGGGTATAGTCAACGCGGGTACGGCGGTGGGAGCGGTGATCGCGCCGCCGTTGATTGCACTCATTCTTGCGCGTGGTTACTGGTTCGACCTGTCCCCGTGGCGATGGGTTTTCTTCATAACGGGCGCGTTCGGCCTTGTGTGGGCAATTTGGTGGTGGCGTGTTTATCGGTCCCCTGGCGATGCCCAAACATCAACGGCCGCTGAGCCTGCGTCGCGCATCACGCTTTTCGATTTGCTGAGGCATCGGGAAATCTGGGGCGTGGTTGGAGCCAAGTTTCTCAGCGACGCCGCGTGGTATTTCTACCTGTTCTGGCTGCCCAAGTATCTTTACGACGTGCATTCCTTCGATTTGAAGCAGGCGGGGAGCATCGGCTGGATTCCGTATGCGGCGTCGGGGGTCGGCTGCCTCGCTGGCGGAGGACTCTCGAGCTGGCTGCTGGTGCGCGGGCACTCGGTGAACCGCGCGCGCAAACTGGCGCTGGGCATCAGTGCTGCGCTGATGCCCTGGGTCATCCTCGTTCCGCACGTATCATCGCTTGCGCTCGTGATGCTGTTGTTCAGCCTTGCGTTTTTTGGACAGCAATCGTGGTCCACGCTTGTAATGATTCTGCCGACTGACCTTGTTCCGAAACAATGCCTGGGGAAGGTCGCCGGGTTGGTGGGATTGGGCGGCGCGATGGGTGGAGTGGTGCTTGGACAACTTGCCGGGTGGCTGTTGGATCACGGTTTCAGCTATGCGCCGGTTCTGGCGGTGGCAGGTTCGCTGCACGTCATTGCGTTCGTTCTCATCTGCCTGGCTGTGCCGCGAATCAAGGCGCTCACATTTCAAACGCGATC
Above is a window of Verrucomicrobiia bacterium DNA encoding:
- a CDS encoding glycosyl hydrolase — translated: MNAIPDLIRTLSRCAIPMGLVLALFATAVHAATPVTPDASSEARALLNYIHAMYGKKTLSGQMWAPWSGYEIDTVCSMTIILHFSDN
- a CDS encoding cellulase family glycosylhydrolase, producing MIKLFIAVLLTLTLSATFRAQAQTGSTNSQRAHAWWRDGSPGQRPYRVDNKKLPLISVKGNKFVDTNSVAKLFRGLSISDPDKIEMQGHWNREHFLKVKEMGAMVVRIPIHPVAWRERTPREYLRLLDQAVGWCTELEMYVMLDWHSIGNLETGVFQNPMYDTSKQETYNFWRTMARHYAGHNTVAFWELFNEPTTYRDQLGPVSWDAWKKTVEEQITLIRAHNPQAVILVAGFDWA
- a CDS encoding GntR family transcriptional regulator, with product MSRKSPARAKGLAKPVQTHSPAPSLAKRAYLEIRNQILKGDIVVGAALSRRHLAAELNISVPPVMEALQQLERDGLVESRPRVGTRVRIPDPADVEDRSLVREALETQAARLFAQRATSQERTELKAMGRRVDQLYAACENNASDRDFLFSVNTYHMKLHLRIAECARCPALRDAIEKEQVLIFNWLFDTAVERRTLGSDFHARLADALSSGTTEQADSAMRQHIRFGMNQVLERLGRFARPSPGWRHQKPAGAERKRSASATR
- a CDS encoding MFS transporter — translated: MRQVLRGASVVAQPTIRREKPALRSPCDFTLAAFENSDVSVDIATVPTNAEHREHDLRWQIAFLVSVAIAISYLDRQTLPWAIKAIQADIPITNQTKAALDSAFLATYGVMYLGGGWLLDRLGTRRGFLWIMIFWSIACASHGFAGGVIMLAASRLLLGVGEGGGFPAATRAVAEWFPVEQRATAMGIVNAGTAVGAVIAPPLIALILARGYWFDLSPWRWVFFITGAFGLVWAIWWWRVYRSPGDAQTSTAAEPASRITLFDLLRHREIWGVVGAKFLSDAAWYFYLFWLPKYLYDVHSFDLKQAGSIGWIPYAASGVGCLAGGGLSSWLLVRGHSVNRARKLALGISAALMPWVILVPHVSSLALVMLLFSLAFFGQQSWSTLVMILPTDLVPKQCLGKVAGLVGLGGAMGGVVLGQLAGWLLDHGFSYAPVLAVAGSLHVIAFVLICLAVPRIKALTFQTRS